A region of uncultured Carboxylicivirga sp. DNA encodes the following proteins:
- a CDS encoding substrate-binding domain-containing protein, giving the protein MKRIGIALLWIIFVILITGCNQKPKIGFLMDSLNNERWKKDKELFVQKVEELGGTAIVEIANTDPEKQILQAQELIDQDIDVLVVVPVDLQKAAEIVKLAHRNYVPVISYDRLIKDCNLDYYISTDNIHVGELQANYLTKISPQGKYALISGPKSDYNAYLLHLGWMNILQPLIDKGDIEIVVDEFSNFWLPDEAFRIMTAYLKTSEQVDAIICGNDALASGVIIALKDAHKEGTVLLAGQDANIQAVRNIVAGNQTITIYKPIEALAFAAANAAMKIADGEAPSNMNITVNNGKRLVPAILLEASVVNRQNIKMTVISEGFMGESEVFN; this is encoded by the coding sequence AATAACGAGAGATGGAAAAAAGATAAAGAGTTATTTGTTCAAAAAGTTGAAGAACTGGGAGGTACAGCAATTGTTGAAATTGCTAATACTGATCCGGAGAAGCAGATTTTACAGGCTCAGGAATTGATTGATCAGGATATTGATGTACTGGTTGTTGTTCCTGTTGATCTTCAAAAAGCTGCTGAAATAGTAAAATTAGCCCATCGAAATTATGTTCCTGTTATTTCTTACGACCGTTTAATAAAAGATTGCAATCTGGATTACTATATATCAACCGACAATATACATGTTGGTGAATTACAAGCTAATTATCTCACTAAAATTTCACCTCAAGGAAAATATGCATTAATCAGTGGACCTAAGAGTGATTATAATGCTTATCTCCTTCATTTAGGATGGATGAATATATTACAACCTTTAATTGATAAAGGAGATATTGAAATCGTAGTGGATGAATTCTCCAATTTTTGGCTACCTGATGAAGCTTTCAGAATTATGACTGCTTATTTGAAAACATCAGAACAAGTTGATGCTATCATTTGTGGAAATGATGCTTTAGCCTCAGGTGTTATTATAGCCTTGAAAGATGCACACAAAGAAGGTACAGTTTTACTTGCAGGACAGGATGCTAACATACAGGCCGTTAGAAATATTGTTGCGGGCAACCAAACTATAACAATTTACAAACCCATTGAAGCATTGGCGTTTGCTGCAGCCAACGCAGCTATGAAAATTGCAGATGGAGAAGCACCTTCTAATATGAATATCACTGTTAATAACGGTAAAAGATTAGTACCTGCCATACTTTTAGAAGCAAGTGTTGTTAATCGCCAAAATATCAAAATGACTGTAATATCAGAAGGATTTATGGGTGAGAGTGAAGTTTTTAATTAA
- a CDS encoding UvrD-helicase domain-containing protein produces MSQLKIYRASAGSGKTYTLSGEFIKLLFEDPQNYKSILAVTFTNKATSEMKNRILENLYALSVEDDADNLEDLMKIYSKSKKQIHNTARHLLINILNDFSKFSVNTIDSFFQKVIRSFAYEANLPAGFKVELDTDRVLSQAVDELLRELELKGNEELREWLINHTLSKIEDGKDWNIANELKTLGKEVFKEEFQSLNTDTLEKLQNKQLLHLYNKQLRQIIKDFENAIKNFATEGLQVLKQHGINYEMLHLKSRSPLKNLEKLSLLQKTDDLLAIQKLIPLVDNPEECFNKKNNESDNNKIADCFSSGLNKILFDLSELFIKNKTNYYTARLISSNINALGITTDIAIKVQEIARNENLFLLADANRLLFQIIDQNETPFIYEKTGTRYQNYMIDEFQDTSRLQWNNFKPLLLNSVAEDKMAMIVGDVKQSIYRWRNSDWKLLSDQVENDFRDFGTDPQILETNWRSFENIIHFNNIVFKEAARMLQHEFISSTEENNPQYEIPEDLKTKITKAYDDTIQKIASKSIGTGGYIKMEFPEGTKKAEFMINATTKAVEEIESLLAKGYEYRDICILVRRKKEGQQITEALLSGLYSTTNQKHPVISNETLLLGSSPAVNLVIQQIKYIQDPENAVYEAYADLYNSFYKVDNIDQINNCDGTDLISSDHTIKAEQKQKLLELKGQPLFEMAETLVRELHQQIFEHQFIFIQGLLDAIRDYVTNYSVNVHDFIAWWDDKGQNTAISVPEGQNAINVMTIHKSKGLEFKAVVIPYCNWPIDDKGFGSLIWCKPQSEPFNQIDLVPVSYNSQLLQSHFIDEYLDERLYQFVDNLNLLYVAFTRAKESLIILGEQPPKTGGLKNVSNILHRIANQLNLAQIDDTSIKGTMMEAWDIDKLVFEYGEIPANENNSVPEPQTENYIVRTYALSDRIKIHPESMILNSPDGLVNLKKGKLMHKLFELIITSEDIERAVIQLILNGQIKTSEKDNIINFISEKINQPLVSDWFNPENNIINEGDILTPSGLYRPDRVIIKKNEAFVIDYKFGEIRNDKYRSQVNRYKNLLNKMGYKNVRGFLWYMGTENLIEEVIDQPQQGKLF; encoded by the coding sequence ATGTCGCAACTAAAAATATACAGGGCTTCTGCCGGTTCCGGTAAAACATATACACTTTCGGGCGAATTTATCAAGCTATTATTTGAAGATCCTCAAAATTACAAAAGCATACTGGCGGTTACCTTTACTAATAAAGCTACCTCCGAGATGAAAAACAGGATTCTCGAAAATTTATATGCCTTATCGGTTGAGGATGATGCTGACAATCTTGAAGATTTAATGAAGATTTATAGCAAATCAAAAAAACAAATACATAATACAGCCCGACATTTATTAATCAATATTCTAAATGATTTTTCAAAATTCTCTGTTAATACCATCGATAGTTTCTTTCAGAAGGTAATTCGTTCATTTGCCTACGAAGCTAATCTTCCTGCAGGTTTTAAGGTAGAACTGGATACCGATCGTGTTTTATCACAAGCTGTTGATGAATTACTTAGAGAATTAGAATTAAAAGGAAACGAAGAACTTCGTGAATGGCTTATCAATCATACATTATCAAAAATTGAAGACGGAAAAGACTGGAATATTGCTAATGAGCTAAAAACTTTAGGTAAAGAAGTATTTAAAGAGGAATTTCAGAGTTTGAATACTGATACACTTGAAAAACTACAGAACAAGCAGCTGCTTCATTTGTATAATAAGCAATTACGGCAAATTATTAAAGACTTTGAGAACGCTATTAAAAACTTTGCAACAGAAGGATTACAAGTCTTGAAGCAACATGGTATTAATTACGAAATGCTTCATTTAAAATCAAGATCTCCACTTAAAAATCTTGAAAAACTTAGTCTTCTGCAAAAAACGGATGATCTACTTGCTATCCAGAAATTAATTCCATTGGTTGATAATCCGGAAGAATGTTTTAACAAAAAGAATAACGAATCAGACAATAACAAGATAGCTGATTGCTTTAGTTCCGGTTTAAATAAAATATTATTCGACCTTTCTGAACTTTTTATTAAAAACAAGACAAATTATTACACAGCCAGGCTTATTTCGTCGAATATTAATGCTCTGGGTATAACAACCGACATAGCGATTAAAGTGCAGGAAATTGCCCGTAATGAAAACCTTTTTCTACTGGCTGATGCCAATCGATTGTTGTTTCAGATTATAGATCAGAATGAAACACCATTTATCTATGAAAAAACAGGGACCCGTTATCAAAACTATATGATAGATGAATTTCAGGACACCTCACGATTGCAATGGAATAATTTTAAACCTTTGCTTTTAAATAGTGTGGCTGAAGATAAGATGGCTATGATTGTTGGAGATGTAAAACAATCAATTTATCGCTGGCGAAATTCAGATTGGAAGCTGCTAAGTGATCAGGTTGAGAATGACTTCCGTGATTTCGGAACAGATCCTCAAATTCTGGAAACAAATTGGAGAAGCTTCGAAAATATCATCCATTTCAACAATATTGTATTTAAAGAAGCAGCCAGAATGCTTCAACATGAATTTATTTCGTCAACTGAAGAGAATAATCCTCAATATGAGATTCCTGAAGATTTAAAAACAAAAATTACAAAGGCTTATGATGATACAATTCAGAAAATAGCTTCAAAATCAATCGGAACAGGTGGATATATTAAAATGGAGTTTCCCGAAGGCACTAAAAAAGCCGAATTTATGATTAACGCGACAACAAAGGCCGTTGAAGAGATTGAGTCATTGCTTGCAAAAGGTTATGAATACAGAGACATCTGTATTTTAGTTCGTCGTAAAAAAGAAGGTCAGCAAATAACGGAGGCATTGCTTTCGGGATTGTATTCAACAACAAATCAAAAACATCCGGTAATATCAAACGAAACCCTTTTACTGGGTAGCTCACCGGCTGTAAATCTGGTAATTCAGCAAATTAAGTACATTCAAGACCCCGAAAATGCTGTTTATGAAGCCTATGCTGATTTATACAACTCATTTTACAAGGTTGACAATATTGATCAAATTAACAACTGTGATGGAACAGATTTAATAAGTAGTGATCATACTATAAAAGCAGAACAAAAACAGAAATTACTGGAATTAAAAGGTCAGCCGCTGTTTGAAATGGCCGAAACATTAGTGCGGGAATTACACCAGCAAATTTTTGAACATCAGTTTATTTTTATCCAGGGATTATTGGATGCAATTCGTGATTATGTGACCAATTACTCCGTTAATGTGCATGATTTTATTGCCTGGTGGGACGATAAAGGTCAGAACACAGCCATATCAGTTCCGGAAGGACAAAATGCAATAAATGTTATGACAATTCATAAATCTAAAGGACTGGAATTTAAAGCAGTGGTCATCCCCTATTGCAACTGGCCTATAGATGACAAAGGTTTTGGAAGCCTGATTTGGTGTAAACCCCAAAGTGAACCGTTTAATCAAATAGATTTAGTTCCTGTATCATACAATTCACAATTACTTCAATCTCATTTTATCGACGAATACCTTGATGAAAGATTATATCAGTTTGTAGATAATCTAAACCTGTTATATGTTGCTTTTACCCGAGCCAAAGAAAGCCTGATTATATTAGGAGAACAACCTCCAAAAACTGGTGGACTTAAAAATGTGTCCAACATTTTACATCGTATCGCTAATCAACTTAATCTGGCACAGATAGATGATACTTCTATAAAAGGAACAATGATGGAAGCATGGGATATAGATAAATTAGTATTTGAATACGGTGAAATACCTGCAAATGAAAATAATTCTGTACCAGAACCTCAAACCGAAAATTATATCGTTCGCACCTATGCCTTAAGTGATCGCATCAAAATTCACCCTGAAAGCATGATATTGAATTCACCTGACGGGTTGGTAAATTTGAAAAAAGGTAAGTTAATGCATAAGTTATTTGAACTAATTATAACCTCTGAAGATATTGAAAGAGCTGTAATCCAACTAATACTCAATGGTCAGATAAAAACTTCGGAAAAAGATAACATTATCAATTTTATCAGCGAAAAAATTAATCAGCCATTGGTATCTGATTGGTTTAACCCCGAAAATAACATTATTAACGAAGGTGATATTCTAACTCCTTCAGGACTATATCGCCCTGACCGTGTTATTATTAAAAAAAATGAAGCCTTCGTTATTGATTATAAATTTGGTGAAATCAGAAACGATAAATACAGATCCCAGGTTAACCGTTATAAAAATCTCTTAAATAAAATGGGTTATAAAAATGTGAGAGGTTTTTTATGGTATATGGGAACCGAGAATTTAATTGAAGAAGTAATTGATCAACCACAACAAGGTAAACTATTTTAG